A part of Haloarchaeobius sp. HME9146 genomic DNA contains:
- a CDS encoding rhodanese-like domain-containing protein: MDGEIQPDEVKELLDTDSDVCVVDIRNELNYQRAHIPGSTNLPFQRLAKDVERFEGCDHVVTVCPHGQASVQAARLIGSYEGFDGTVESMAGGLEAWEWEFDEGNGSSDDGATDENATDAPF, encoded by the coding sequence ATGGACGGCGAGATCCAGCCCGACGAGGTCAAGGAACTCCTCGATACGGACAGTGACGTCTGTGTAGTCGACATCCGCAACGAACTGAACTACCAGCGGGCACACATCCCCGGCTCGACGAACCTCCCCTTCCAGCGGCTCGCGAAGGACGTAGAGCGCTTCGAGGGCTGTGACCACGTGGTCACGGTCTGCCCGCACGGGCAAGCCAGCGTGCAGGCTGCCCGCCTCATCGGCTCCTACGAAGGCTTCGACGGGACCGTCGAGAGCATGGCCGGTGGCCTGGAAGCGTGGGAGTGGGAGTTCGACGAAGGAAACGGCAGTTCGGACGACGGTGCGACCGACGAGAACGCGACCGACGCACCCTTCTGA
- a CDS encoding thermonuclease family protein, protein MHRRDVLRGLAASGISALGLAAADPAMAADSQLEPGTWYDATVTDVTDGDTVDVTLDSDGTEYEIRVLGVDTPETKRNGKYESVPEWEGIEDDKHLTTWGENAKDYAQDVFPDGTAVQIAVDEAEDEVDPYGRLLAYIRYDPDGDGTYTLYNRDLIEQGYARVYGSSLTKHDDFWQAEHDAQAAGAGVWAQSDPANTSEVDDDPVSELFFPKVSSVRTDTGAIDPGRVPVFAESTAYQQLSGGVSYDQIPLVGVDESASVAMVGGLSINEAYEDQQTGQHEVFLTNLVDYLSSTSGQLLIDGGHGQFNAEHALSNEDAVHYQRYLEGQDIAFEQVNTLDGVGDNALSTARAILITNPPQAFTTGEVDALSTFVSNGGAVVLLGSALASSSARSNLDALAADLGSDLRLNDDQVFDDQNNAGKGRGDSSLITTGNIDSSFPLFGSYS, encoded by the coding sequence ATGCACCGACGAGACGTACTTCGAGGGCTCGCAGCGAGCGGTATCAGCGCACTCGGCCTCGCGGCCGCCGACCCGGCGATGGCTGCCGACAGCCAGCTCGAACCGGGGACGTGGTACGACGCCACCGTCACCGACGTGACCGACGGCGACACCGTCGACGTCACGCTCGACAGCGACGGGACCGAGTACGAGATCCGCGTCCTGGGGGTCGACACACCCGAGACGAAACGCAACGGCAAGTACGAGTCCGTCCCCGAGTGGGAGGGTATCGAGGACGACAAGCACCTCACCACGTGGGGCGAGAACGCCAAGGACTACGCTCAGGACGTCTTCCCCGACGGCACGGCCGTCCAGATCGCCGTCGACGAGGCGGAGGACGAGGTCGACCCCTACGGCCGCCTGCTGGCGTACATCCGGTACGACCCCGACGGCGACGGGACGTACACGCTGTACAACCGCGACCTCATCGAACAGGGGTACGCCCGGGTGTACGGCTCCAGCCTGACGAAACACGACGACTTCTGGCAGGCCGAGCACGACGCACAGGCCGCCGGAGCGGGGGTCTGGGCCCAGAGCGACCCCGCGAACACGAGCGAGGTCGACGACGACCCCGTCTCCGAGCTGTTCTTCCCGAAGGTCTCGTCGGTACGAACCGACACCGGTGCCATCGACCCGGGCCGCGTGCCGGTGTTCGCTGAGTCGACGGCGTACCAGCAGCTCTCCGGTGGCGTCAGCTACGACCAGATTCCGCTCGTCGGCGTGGACGAGTCTGCGAGTGTTGCCATGGTCGGCGGACTCTCCATCAACGAAGCCTACGAGGACCAGCAGACCGGCCAGCACGAGGTGTTCCTCACCAACCTCGTCGACTACCTTTCCTCGACGTCCGGCCAGCTCCTCATCGACGGTGGCCACGGCCAGTTCAACGCCGAGCACGCGCTCTCGAACGAGGACGCGGTCCACTACCAGCGGTATCTCGAAGGCCAGGACATCGCGTTCGAGCAGGTGAACACGCTCGACGGGGTGGGCGACAACGCGCTCTCGACGGCTCGCGCGATCCTCATCACGAACCCGCCGCAGGCGTTCACCACCGGCGAGGTCGACGCACTCTCGACGTTCGTCTCGAACGGCGGCGCTGTCGTATTGCTGGGTAGCGCGCTCGCGTCGAGTTCCGCCCGGTCGAACCTCGACGCGCTCGCGGCCGACCTCGGCTCGGACCTCCGGCTCAACGACGACCAGGTGTTCGACGACCAGAACAACGCCGGCAAGGGCCGCGGCGACAGCAGCCTCATCACGACAGGGAACATCGACTCCTCGTTCCCGCTGTTCGGCTCGTACAGTTAG
- a CDS encoding NUDIX hydrolase, whose protein sequence is MTEHDEWPVLESVAEYETGWYTGGYDRVEQPDGSEKDYYWAELPAAVVIVATTGEDILFVEQYRPTIRETHLELPAGIVESGESFTTAGARELREETGYDPAGVSLLQEYWCSTGVLRHRRGIVFAEGLAPCERDLDSNEFLTIHTVPIEDAIDRAREQPTNDATIEGLLLAKEDGLL, encoded by the coding sequence ATGACTGAGCACGACGAATGGCCCGTCCTGGAGTCGGTCGCCGAGTACGAGACCGGCTGGTACACCGGTGGGTACGACCGCGTCGAACAGCCCGACGGCAGCGAGAAGGACTACTACTGGGCCGAGTTACCCGCAGCGGTCGTGATCGTCGCGACCACCGGCGAGGATATCCTCTTCGTCGAACAGTACCGCCCGACCATCCGTGAGACCCACCTGGAACTCCCCGCGGGAATCGTCGAGTCCGGCGAGTCGTTCACGACCGCCGGGGCACGCGAACTCCGCGAGGAGACCGGCTACGACCCGGCTGGCGTCTCGCTCCTGCAGGAGTACTGGTGTTCGACCGGCGTGCTTCGCCACCGCCGTGGTATCGTCTTCGCCGAAGGGCTGGCGCCCTGCGAGCGTGACCTCGATAGCAACGAGTTCCTCACCATCCACACGGTCCCCATCGAGGACGCCATCGACCGCGCCCGCGAACAGCCGACCAACGACGCGACCATCGAAGGGCTGCTGCTGGCCAAGGAAGACGGCCTGCTGTAG